Proteins co-encoded in one Amblyraja radiata isolate CabotCenter1 chromosome 24, sAmbRad1.1.pri, whole genome shotgun sequence genomic window:
- the LOC116986920 gene encoding arsenite methyltransferase-like, which translates to MFAEWFSQQLAKPTHSLLGWVAKKLFERNNRFLEESAVKLCDIQPDNVVLELGFGPGLGLQEAARRLTQPGGKLYGLDISEYMYNTARERLQADIQSGKVTLYLGSVEQISLADNAVDKVYHCNCYYFWPDLRAGSREIHRVMKPGALMVTTLHLEALQRVVASGVLKDTNWQPELYMEALSETGFVDVRMEEQQDNERSFKAIFATANKA; encoded by the exons ATGTTCGCTGAGTGGTTCTCGCAACAACTGGCGAAACCTACCCACAGCTTGTTGGGATGGGTGGCGAAAAAGTTATTTGAGAGGAATAACAGATTCCTGGAGGAGAGTGCCGTGAAACTGTGCGACATACAGCCCGATAATGTGGTTCTGGAGCTGGGCTTCGGTCCGGGCCTGGGGTTGCAGGAAGCTGCCCGGCGTCTAACACAGCCCGGGGGGAAACTGTACGGGCTGGATATCTCGGAGTACATGTATAATACCGCCAGGGAGCGGCTGCAGGCGGACATCCAGTCGGGGAAGGTGACTCTGTATCTGGGCAGCGTGGAGCAGATCTCTTTGGCGGACAATGCGGTGGACAAGGTTTATCACTGCAACTGTTACTACTTCTGGCCTGACCTGCGAGCTGGGAGCAGAGAGATCCACAGGGTGATGAAACCAG GAGCTCTCATGGTCACCACCTTGCACCTGGAGGCCCTGCAAAGGGTGGTTGCTTCTGGAGTGTTGAAGGATACAAACTGGCAGCCTGAATTGTACATGGAGGCTCTCAGTGAGACGGGATTTGTTGACGTGCGCATGGAAGAGCAGCAAGACAATGAAAGATCCTTCAAAGCCATCTTTGCCACAGCAAACAAGGCCTGA
- the LOC116986921 gene encoding arsenite methyltransferase-like — translation MLVERLTRQLGKPTRNLWGWLVKRFLERNRFLEASAVKLCDIQPENVVLELGFGPGLGLQEAARRLTQPGGKLYGLDISEYMYNTASERLRADIQSGKVTLFLGSVEQIPLADNAVDKVYHCNCYYFWPDLRAGSREIHRVMKPGALMVTALHLEYLQKLIAAGLLKGTKWHPEPYMEALREVGFVDVRMEEQRFRGESFQAIFAAAKKA, via the exons ATGTTGGTCGAACGGCTCACACGGCAGCTGGGGAAACCCACTCGCAACCTGTGGGGTTGGTTGGTCAAAAGATTTCTTGAGAGAAACAGATTCTTAGAGGCGAGTGCCGTGAAACTGTGCGACATACAGCCCGAGAATGTGGTTCTGGAGCTGGGCTTCGGTCCGGGCCTGGGGTTGCAGGAAGCTGCCCGGCGTCTAACACAGCCCGGGGGGAAACTGTACGGGCTGGATATCTCGGAGTACATGTATAATACCGCCAGCGAGCGGCTGCGGGCGGACATCCAGTCGGGGAAGGTGACTCTGTTTCTGGGCAGCGTGGAGCAGATCCCTTTGGCGGACAATGCGGTGGACAAGGTTTATCACTGCAACTGTTACTACTTCTGGCCTGACCTGCGAGCTGGGAGCAGAGAGATCCACAGGGTGATGAAACCAG GAGCTTTGATGGTGACTGCCTTGCATCTGGAATACCTGCAGAAGTTGATTGCTGCCGGACTGTTGAAGGGGACAAAATGGCACCCTGAGCCATATATGGAGGCGCTCCGTGAGGTGGGATTTGTCGACGTACGCATGGAGGAGCAGAGATTCAGAGGAGAATCTTTTCAGGCAATCTTCGCTGCAGCAAAGAAGGCCTGA